The Podospora pseudocomata strain CBS 415.72m chromosome 1 map unlocalized CBS415.72m_1, whole genome shotgun sequence genome has a segment encoding these proteins:
- a CDS encoding uncharacterized protein (EggNog:ENOG503PTFF) — protein MAKMFRHRRSMGKLTEHPSMYSSLLDPSSEHSSDGAASPSSPNSSNRPLRGRAKSSLLDYQSRNWISAVEHQGEKPPPRKLVKDMNGSGRPSFSQSLSDSDGEKEKGLMRRQIARLKSFYKREK, from the coding sequence ATGGCCAAAATGTTCAGACACAGGCGCTCCATGGGCAAGCTCACCGAGCACCCGTCGATGTACTCATCACTCCTCGATCCGAGCTCTGAGCACAGCTCTGATGGTGCTGCTTCACCCAGCTCACCCAACTCCTCAAACCGACCGCTTCGGGGAAGAGCCAAATCCTCGCTTTTGGATTATCAGTCACGAAATTGGATCTCAGCTGTTGAACACCAAGGAGAAAAACCCCCACCCCGGAAACTTGTTAAAGACATGAACGGATCTGGAcgcccctccttctctcagTCGCTTTCAGACAGCGAtggtgagaaggagaaggggctCATGAGACGCCAAATCGCCAGGCTCAAAAGCTTTtacaagagagagaaatgA